The Coffea arabica cultivar ET-39 chromosome 1e, Coffea Arabica ET-39 HiFi, whole genome shotgun sequence genome has a window encoding:
- the LOC113690664 gene encoding F-box/kelch-repeat protein At3g06240-like: MDVLPEDILMEILVRLPVKCLFQFKCVSKSWCSLIKSPRFTHLHVTRAKNGDQEGVILVKRFIRDERKIVLSFHSMDESLSLQVVAPDFEVPYSTYVNMILVGTCHGIICLKSNESGGIYLCNPATREFLALPDRPFRCPQGYFCLVGEMGFGFDAISDDFKIITFTGISPKEYNYDLNSCKVEIYSLSTNSWRELDPDVKLPEGVYYPRFSVLFNGCFHWCTPLITDSFGLQILSFELSTEQFREIQFPDGAPDTEGEYGMQKLIVLDNSLAMIWYNITGSQISDQHFDIWVMMEYGVQESWVKKFSIGPLSGIQGPLSSWNSNKLLWEMSNGQLASCAVLGDNRGSLTKYNIHGSPTTLQADIYHESLVALGELCGRRMN, from the coding sequence ATGGATGTTCTTCCGGAGGACATCCTGATGGAGATCTTGGTGAGATTACCCGTGAAATGTTTGTTCCAATTCAAATGCGTTAGCAAATCTTGGTGCTCTTTGATCAAAAGCCCCCGTTTCACGCATTTGCATGTCACTCGAGCCAAGAACGGCGATCAGGAAGGTGTCATCCTGGTGAAGCGCTTCATCAGGGATGAGAGAAAAATTGTTTTATCATTCCATTCAATGGATGAATCTTTATCTCTCCAGGTTGTGGCCCCTGATTTTGAGGTGCCGTACTCAACATACGTCAATATGATTTTGGTCGGCACATGCCATGGCATAATTTGTCTTAAAAGTAATGAATCGGGTGGTATTTATTTGTGCAATCCTGCAACTCGAGAGTTTCTTGCACTCCCTGATCGTCCCTTTCGTTGCCCACAAGGGTATTTTTGCCTGGTGGGTGAAATGGGGTTTGGGTTTGATGCAATCAGTGACGATTTCAAGATCATCACTTTTACAGGAATTTCTCCTAAGGAATACAATTATGATCTTAATTCCTGCAAGGTTGAAATATACAGTCTCAGTACTAATTCTTGGAGAGAACTCGATCCAGACGTCAAACTGCCGGAAGGGGTGTATTACCCGCGCTTCTCTGTTTTATTTAATGGATGCTTCCATTGGTGCACACCATTAATTACTGATTCTTTTGGCCTCCAGATCCTTTCTTTTGAATTGAGCACTGAGCAATTTCGAGAAATTCAATTTCCTGATGGAGCACCAGACACGGAAGGAGAATATGGCATGCAGAAACTCATTGTCTTGGACAATTCACTTGCCATGATATGGTATAACATTACAGGGAGTCAAATTTCGGATCAGCATTTCGACATATGGGTGATGATGGAGTACGGCGTGCAGGAGTCTTGGGTTAAAAAGTTTTCCATAGGACCACTCTCAGGAATCCAGGGCCCGTTATCTTCGTGGAACAGTAATAAACTGCTTTGGGAAATGAGCAATGGACAGTTGGCTTCATGTGCTGTCCTAGGTGATAATCGAGGAAGTCTTACAAAATACAACATTCATGGGTCTCCAACCACCCTGCAAGCTGATATTTATCATGAAAGTTTGGTTGCTCTTGGTGAACTATGCGGTCGTCGAATGAACTGA